The Budorcas taxicolor isolate Tak-1 chromosome 2, Takin1.1, whole genome shotgun sequence nucleotide sequence ctttgccaacaaaggactgtttagtcaaggctatggtttttcctgtggtcatgtatggatgtgagagttggactgtgaagaaggctgagcaccgaagaactgatgcttttgaactgtggtgttggagaagactcttgagagtcccttggactgcaaggagatccaaccagtccattctgaaggagatcagccctgggatttctttggacggaatgatgctaaagctgaaactccattactttggccacctcatgcgaagagttgactcattggaaaagactctgatgctgggacggattgggggcaggaggagaaggggatgacagaggatgaggtggctggatggcatcactgactcgatggacgtgagtctgagtgaactccaggagttggtgatggacagggaggcctggcgtgctgcgattcatggggtcgcaaagagtcagacacgactaagtgactgaactgaactgaactataacaataaaaggataaaacaagattatataaaacatataaatatgcCTGTAGCTAATAGAGCACAAAAATATATGGAGCAAAAGTTGGGGATTTCTTTCAGACTTTGAAAGAACAGGTATTGTCCCTCTTATTACAAATACTTATTGGATATATAGACTAAAAATAGAAAACGCTACCATTTATCCCTTTAGACAAAAATACCAACACACAActacaaagaataataaaaaatcatTGTTATAAACAGAAATCGCCTTGGATTCAAATTCTGTGCTTTTTCATAAAAGATATCATCTTAGCCCTCTCTGAAGTTAAGGGGAAGTGCCCTATTTTTTGTCTTTGTCCCTCATCCTTCTCAGTGATGTTTTAACCAGTTTCATCTATTTATCAATGTTCTGTTTTCTGCAGTCATTTTCAGAATATAAAGTGGTACTTTTAAATAGTAAAACTTCCTTTATGTTTTAATTCAGTAGCAGGGTGACTAGTGAGTTTATTTTGCTTGAGCAACTTGATGAAAATacaaaagggaaggaaaataaagttgtggaGACTATTCAGAAATTTAGAAAGACTGTTATAATATGTAAGTGAAAGATCAGGATATAGGTTTCCAGTatcaagattaaaagacaaaatttaagTTTTAcatgatggaaaaaataaaaatataattttcttagaAATTAGTTCCCTCTGTGATTTTCTTAGCCCATTTCATTACTGAGCAGAAAAAAATTTCATAGCAATCACTTTTCCAAGAGCCCCTTTTATGTCCTGGTTTCTCAGGCtgtagatgaaggggttcagcatgggggtcACCACAGAGAACATCACAGCAGCTGCTACATCTGTCTCAGCTGCGTGGGAGGACAAAGGGTTGAAATACAAAAATATGATGGTGCCATAGAAGAGGAACACCACAGCCAGGTGGGAaccacaggtggagaaggctttCCATCTCCCCTTTGTGGATGGGATCCTCAGGACAGCACAGGTGATAAGGACATATGAAGCCAGGATGCAAATGAACGGGGTGATCATGATCAGGGCAGCTTCAGTCAATATCATCACCTCATTGAGGTGTGTGTCAGAGCAGGAGAGCTTGAGGAGGGGGGTCACATCACAGAAGAAGTGGGGGATGGCATTGTCTGCACAGAAGGAGAGTCGAGCCATCAGCAGGGTGTGCAAGAGCATATCCAGACTGGCAGTGACCCACGATCCAGTGACCAGCAGGGCACAGAGCTGGGGGGTCATCTTTGCTGAATAGTGTAAGGGGTGGCATACAGCCAcaaagcggtcataggccatcacagcCAGGAGGAAATTGTCCATGTCCATGAACATGAAAACAAAGTACATCTGCGTGAGACagccagagaaagagatggtCTGGCTCCCGAGTACGTGGTTGGCCAGCACCTTGGGGACAGTggtggaggagaagcaggtgtcCACCAAGGACAGGTTgcagaggaagaagtacatggggacGTGCAGGCGGGAGTCCACGCTGATGGCTAGGAGGATGAGCAGGTTTCCCAGGACCGTGGCCAGGTACATGGTGAGGAAGAGCAGgaagaggagctgctgctgctgcaggggctgcctggagagccccaggaggaggaaCTCAGAGACTCTTGACTGGTTGGCCTCTCCCATGGGGCTGGACTAAGATGCAGAGATgagaagcagaggtcagagaCCTAGAAGCTAATGGTTTGGGTGCAATAATCAAAGTTCCAGggcaaaggcaatggcaccccactccaatactcttgcctggaaaatcccatggatggaggagccttgtaggctgcagtccatggggtcgcaaagagttggacacgactgagcgacttcactttcatttttcactttcatgcattgggagaaggaaatggcaacccactccagtgttcttgcctggaaaatcccagggatgggggagcctggtgggctaccatctatggggtcacacagagtcagacaaggctgaagtgacttagcagcagcagcaaccatagTTATGCTAAGAAACCCTCCCTTAGAGTtgctcaagggcttcccaggtggcagtagtgattaacaacccacctgtcagtgtgggagacagaagagaagcaggttcaatccctgggttgggaagatcccctgaaggagggcctggcaacccactccagtattcttgcctggagaaccctatggacagaggagcctggtgggctacagtccatggggtcacaaagagtaggacatgactgaagtgactccaTGCACGCAGAATTGCTCAGTCAGAATCTGCCCCTACTCCCCACACCCTCAACTTCCAACTCCCAGTCCTAGATGCTGCTGCTCCCAttggattcatttttaaaattacatcaaatataaaaataattcacagCCCTCCCCTGCCTCTAGGCGTGTCTCTATTAAGGTTCCCAGTCTTTCTCCTACTTAGTAGTTCgtagagagaagagaaacagttGGTATTGGGTTTATCTCAAGCTCCAGCTGAGGACAGCTACTACTCCCTGGATCTGAAAGATTTAATGAAGGAGGTCCTTCCAAAAACTTCACCcattaataaagaaatatttagacttccctgatggcccattggctaagattctgagctcccactgcagggggtgtgggctcaacccctggtcaggggactaagatcccacatgctatacagcacaaccccccccccaaaaaaagaaatattgactGTTACCATCTCACCTGGAGAAGCTTGTGCTGTTGCCATCAAGTGTACTTCACCTTTGAGGAACTGGCCAGCGCTCCTCTTTATTACAAGGTTTGGAAAGGCTTAGAAGGATAGGTAGGTCCTGAGCAGGTGAGGGGCAGAGTGTTCATGACCTCAGCTTTCTGTGCAGGAAGGATGTTTTTTGGAGGAGGGGAAGGTTGGCCAGAAATGGTTTCTTACAGTAGCCTCCATGGCCACTGGGACCAGATTCCCTGAGAGCCTTATTAGAGACAAGCAGAAAATAATTGTCCCACCTGTTTCCTGGTCCCTATGAGCCcaacaatgaaaacaaagtatATGATCTAACTTCAGGGTCAGAACTTGGAGATAAAGCAGTCTGAGTGGAGAGGAGTCCCAGAGAAAATCCTCTGAAATCTCCAATTTCATCACCTTGCTGATCTGGGCTTATGCTTACATATTTGACAATTCAGCTATTAAAAGGTCTTCTTAGCTCAGAAAGTGGGGTTATTGCAGTGTTATCTGAGTGAGCCTCTTCTTTATCTAATATCTGGTCATTTACTGTGTAGAGCTAGTGATGTATTTGCAGATAGGGAAGCTGGGATGGGGGAGAGTTGTGCTTCTTCCTGTAAAGCATCTGATGTAAAGGATCAGCCTGGAGGGAGATGTAGCAGACAGCACAGCACCTCACGACTGAGAAACCCCAGGCTCCCGGAGCAGACTTCTGTGGGGATGTCTTCCCAGCACGCAGTGGGTCACCCTTTTCTGGGGATGGTCATCAATCCATACTCACAGGAGTGTGGGCTCCAGCAGCCCAATTTAGAATCCACCATCTCCTCCCAGTGAGGATTTGGGATGGATTTG carries:
- the LOC128066512 gene encoding olfactory receptor 1F1-like; this encodes MGEANQSRVSEFLLLGLSRQPLQQQQLLFLLFLTMYLATVLGNLLILLAISVDSRLHVPMYFFLCNLSLVDTCFSSTTVPKVLANHVLGSQTISFSGCLTQMYFVFMFMDMDNFLLAVMAYDRFVAVCHPLHYSAKMTPQLCALLVTGSWVTASLDMLLHTLLMARLSFCADNAIPHFFCDVTPLLKLSCSDTHLNEVMILTEAALIMITPFICILASYVLITCAVLRIPSTKGRWKAFSTCGSHLAVVFLFYGTIIFLYFNPLSSHAAETDVAAAVMFSVVTPMLNPFIYSLRNQDIKGALGKVIAMKFFSAQ